The Caloenas nicobarica isolate bCalNic1 chromosome 8, bCalNic1.hap1, whole genome shotgun sequence genome contains the following window.
ATCAGTAAAGACATTCCAATTTCCTCCAGGTCACAGAGCGTAACTGCTTCCAAActtccctgctcctgctcttattcatcaaaccacaacaacccACAGCCCTTTCTAAAGCTGGGCTTACAgcctccctgcagcagctctaTGGAAAACGGCTGCTCTCTGCGATCTCCCCACCGGTAAGATCCCAACATCTGACCATCTGTCAGGATTTTCTCTCTCACTGGATACGGCAAGATGTCATCCTGGTACAGCCTGTTTTCTCAAAGGCCTTGCTGTGGAAGCCGAAGGTCCTGGTTAAAGTCAGAGAAGCTGCACTGTGAGCACTACCACTGCATCAACCACACTCTGAACTTCATTAAGAAATTACAGCAAAATAGATTTTGTCAAATTAACAAGCCGTTAACTCCTGTTGAGCCTCTTTACCAGACCAAGGTTCACAGTTCCCCAAATCACAGCGAACCTGACAGGGAGGAGCAGTACCCCCTGCGGCTCTGTCCCTGACTGGGACAGCCGCCCGTCCCGGCTGCTCCCTGAGGACGAGGTGAccggagcaggacagggcaccTGCAGCCCCACCTGTCAGTTgctcccaccagctctgccggctTACGGAGGAGGGCACGGCCCCCACTTACTGAGGTCTGGCCTctcttcagcagcagccccggcaaCAGGTCCACGCTGGCATCTGCTGCAACAAGAAGGTTGGCTGGGTGAGCACGTGCTCCAGAGAGGCTCCACAAACCGCTGCCTTAACAGCTGCCCACGGCCAGGCACAACTGTCCCCTGTCCAACAGGAACAGGGGACGAGAGGTGGCTCCTCTCTTTCCCCACCGGCTCACTGGGCGCTGCTGGGTGCAGGGAAAGCAGGGTGCACCGGGGAGGGGGAGCCCAAGGTACACAGTGATGGGGTGAACCGCTCCCCAAGGGCGGACGAGTGCTCGCTCAGCACCCTGACCCCGTGGCCAGCGCCAGGATGGCGGTGACACGTGGCGGTGACAGGAGTGGCGGTGACAGGAGTGGCAGTGACAGGAGTGGCGGTGACAGGAGTGGCGGGGCGTCCCCTGGGCACCACTCACCGTATCCATCGGTGATCTGGGAGAGCTGGATGGGGGCATCCAGCAGCACCTGGCTGCAGCGCTGGGCCCGGGCCTCGtccctggggagaggaggagggtgagCAGGAGGGCGAGCAGGAGGGcgaggaggagggtgaggaggaaggtgaggaggagggCGAGCAGGAGGGCGAGGAGGAGGGCGAGGAGGAGGGcgaggaggaaggtgaggaggaaggtgaggaggaaggtgaggaggaaggtgaggaggaaggtgaggaggaaggtgaggaggaaggtgaggaggagggtgaggaggaaggtgaggaggaggatgaggaggaaggtgaggaggagggCGAGCAGgagggggcgcggggccggggctctCACAGCTGGAGGGTGCTGAAGAGGCGCTGGCAGATGTCCCGGATGGCGCCATCGTCCTTGGTGTCCTGCGACACCTCCCGCAGCAGCTCCCCCACCGCCTCCACCAGCTCGTCCACCGACTCGAAGTCGGCGCCGCTGCCGTGCAGGATCCCTGCGGGCACACGCCGCTGCACACCCCGCTGTCGCGACGGGCTGGGCCGCCTGTCGCGACACGGCCGGCAGGTGGTACCCGcaccccgccccggccccgccgcccctccgCGGCCGCCTGTCGCCACTCCTGTCGCGACAGCGGGGAGGGTGTCGCCACacgcggcggggcgggaggccGAGCCGCGGGGCAGGCGGGCGCCGCTCACCCGTCAAGTAAGCGAACACCTCGCCGTCCAGGTCGGGGAACTCGCTGCGGAGGATGTCGGCGCAGGACGCCATGGCGGGGGCAGAGCGGACcccccggtgccgccgccgcacggagcccggcccggcggcggagGCGGAAGCGACGGCGCGgccgcgggggctgccgggaAGGGGGCGGGCGGCCGCCATGCGCGCGGGGGCCGCTGGGGAGTGGAGTCTGGGGCGGGGCGCGCATGCGCGGTGCCGGGGGCGCTGCCACGTGCAGCCGGTACCGGAACCGGAACCGCAgcccccgggccccgcggccTCAGCCTCCGAACGGGCGGAGTCGGGCCGGGCGGAGCTGACAGCGCCTGCTGGCCTGTCCCACAGAGAGTGAGGTTTggtgtttgggttggtttgtttgtttttcttctcctcttttacAAAAGTCAAATGAGAGTCTCAGCTCTCCCGCCGCAGGCGCTGCACGGTGGTTTGTTGTGTTAGAATGCATGCGGGACAAGCACCCCCAGCGCAGGGCCAGTCACAGCTGCTTGTACCTTCAGGCACAGGCATTGgaccctcctgtccccagcccccaaaAGCCAAGTGgaaaacttccattttttttcagctgctcacAAGGAAAAGACACAAAGCTTCACTTAGGCAGAGAAGCCAGGATCACAGGCAGCTGGAGGTCAGTTGAGCCCAGCTGTAGGTTTTGGTAAGCCAGGCCTGGGGGGAAAGCTCTGAGCACCCACCTttcccagggagctgcagcagtggaagcagcagctggaatcCAGGAGCAAATGCATCACTTGTTCTTTTCActtagaacagtttgggttagaaggaaccttccaaggtcatccagtccaaccccctgcaatgagcagggacatcttcaaccaggtCAGCACCACATATCCCAAAGAGCAGCACAAGCAGCCTTCTCGGTTCTACATACTTTATTAGATTCAGAGCTGGACAAATCACAAAGTGTACAAAATGGAGACCACACTACCAGAAGCAGGACTGTGGGTAGCAGCAGCATTCCTATGGCCCAGAAGCGTTTGGTAGAAGTGTGGAGAGGGCACGCTGGGGCAGGGGGCTCCTGCTGCCAACCGCATTTGAGATTCCCCGGGGACAGACCCTGTTCACATCCTGACAGAGCTCAGCTGACCCACACTCCCTGGGACAGAGGGGCCACATTTCCAATTTGTTTGGAAAGGACAGACTGGCTCAAGCCAGCAGTGGGTGGGGGTAAGCGCTCCGAGGACCTGCAATGCTGTgccacccacacacacaccagcaaGAGTCTAAACCCTCATCTTTTTTGGTCACAAACCTTCCCACGGCAGGACTCTATACTGACGACTTTGCAAGAAATAtaaggtggtggtggtgagaTATGGTGAGCCCCACCGTCTCTTCTGGTGGAGGCTCAAACTCACCACCCCAGGCATCTCAGACTGGCCAGCAACATCTACCACAACAGCAATAGCTAGTACAGAAGCCAGGGTAACTTCAACTCAGATTTGTCCAGTCTATGTTTAGGTCTATTCTACGAGTACATATGCACAAGAACTTCAAAAATACTAGGATATGATGCAAGTAGTGAGACACCAACAGAAGAGGAGTTTAATGGTGGACGTTCCCTAGAAAGACCACGAGAGGATGGGAGTTAGACTGGCCCTTCCCCACCctgggacagggagcaggacactGACTGAGCCCCTGCGCACAACCGGGttctgaactgcagctgcagcgGGGGTGGTAACCGAACGCAGGCAGGCGAGTCCGCTCCCGAGGTGAGCCACAGGGTCTCTTGATCCGCATAGAGGGGCCAGGCagatgttttctctgaatgtaCTTGAAGACTGAGGAGAGGCGGAGGATGGCTTGGAGAAGAGGGAGCCCGCCAGCCTGCTGGGGCTAGCATCTGGTCTCGTAGATCCCGCTCCTGCCAATGTACCTCACCCATTTGATCACATCGTGGTCACTGTAGTTCAGCTTTGGCTCAAAGACTTTCAGGTAGCGCACCTTCAGCCCAGAGGGGGCAAACGGGACCTATTGAGAAAGCGAAGGGCAACAGAGAGCATTGGAACAGGGAGGTAAGGTGCTCTCCAAACACAAGAGTCAGAGGACCCCTTGTCTACACATCTAGAAAGGTACACCAGGGGCCACCACTGTTCCCTTCCCAACTCCCTGCATACATGGTGACAAGAGTAGTGGCCTTAAGGACAATTTTCTCCCATTAGTTTTGCTACCTGGCAGGCCTTGTGACTCTACTGAACACATGGAAGCTTGGGACAAGAAGCACTCAAACCTGTGCAGTTCCCCAAGGGCAGAAGAGACTGGACTGATAAAGCTTCTCTAAGAAGTTGGCTGCACCCTGGAAGGCAGACAGGGACTCACCTCAAAATTCATGGAGATCGGGGGCCGAGCCCACTTCTTCTTGTCATTAGTGGGCAGCAGCTCAATCTCCGCACTGATCTGGGATTCCTTCATTCCAGCCATACGTTTTATCCTGTCAGAGAAAGCCCAGAAGTGAGGAGGTGCCTGAGTTTACTCTCCCCTTCATTACACGTGCTCAGGGCAGACAGGAGCACTGAGAAGACTCTCCCGCTCCAAGCCCTGCCCTTGCAGCACCCCAAACCTGACGCGCTCACTTACTTCCAGACAATGGCGTTCTCACTGGCCTTGTACTTCGCCTTCCCTTTCATACAGATGACTTGCACTCCACTGGTATTGAGGGGCGTTGGGATCCGGACCTGGACAGCAGAGTCTGGTGAGCAGGGGCAAGGAGGCTGCAGCCCGGGCACTCCGTGCAGTctcagggaagagcagctcCTCCCCGGAGAGCACAGCTGCCATCCTGGGCCCCTTGGGCTTTCCCATCACAGGGCCCAGAGAACATCAGCTACCACAAGGCATCCTAGGCTAGCTCTCTGATTTCTTGCTTTGCAGCAAAGactcaaacacatttttcagaatCCACAGCAACCAGTGAGGAACAGGGCAGAGCTCCCCAGTTCAGACTGCAGATGTTGAGCAGGAAACCTGGCCAGTGTCAGCCGGGCTGGCCAGGGAGGTCTGGCTGCACCAGGCTCTGGGCAGCATGGCTCTGCAGCAACAAGCTTTTCCCAGAAGGGGACTAGGCTGCAAGGCCACCGTTAGCCCATCTTGCACAGCTCGCAGCCTGCTGCCTGACATACCATCAGATCATGCAGACAGAAGAACATGAACTTTTCACAGTGGCCAAGACATGAAGTGAACAGTTGCTGCACCTCTGCCAAGGGGGCTGTGCAAGTGAAAGCAGCTTCTATCTCCCTACTCCAAAGCAGTTCCCTTCCACAGCACAGCAACACCACGTATCTGTGGGACCTGCAGTTCTCTTGTAGTCCTGTACAAGCTTGAGAACTCATATCTGTGAGGACTCTGCAGCAGGGGACAAAGTAGAGGCACAGTTCCCAGGCACGGGAAATGGTAAGATTTTATTCCCTTACCTCTATCTTCTGGGCCAGCAAGGAAGGCTTGAAATTTGATTTGATCACCACCTTCACTTCTAGCTTGGTCCGACCCACCTCCCGCACCAGCGGGATCACACGGAAGGGAAGGATGATGTCCTTAGTGGTTCGGTATCTGCAGGGATGGAAGCAACAGTGAACTCTGAGGAGGAGTTAACCTCCCTTACAGTCTCAAACTGTACCACTTCTCTAAACACACAGCCTCTGCATACAGGGAACAGCTTAGAAACATCAGCCAGAAAGGGAGCCAACCCAGAAGAAGGCAGCAGTAAGTTCTGTGCTGCTCTAGGGCAGTGATGGTTTCTTGACTCCCATGTTTTATATCTAGTTCCTGCCACTGGCTCTGTTCAAGGACACCAGTTTTAAGCACTAAAACAAACCCCAGATACAGCAAGCTAAAGGCTATGGAAACCCACATCCAACAGTATGGTTGTGGCAAAGAAAACCATGCAGCTCAGCTTCTACCACATTTGTACCAGAAGGATTTGTGGGGCACTCTACTGATTCcactctgaaaagaaagaaggcgAGTGCCTATCTGTTGGGTGCTCAAGTCTACCCGAGAGCAGCACCACCACCACAGCAGCAAGCAGATTCCACCACCCGTCTGTTCACCCCACCACCACTGTACCTCATGAGCTCAAACTCTCCATCTGGTGGAATGAAGCTGATGCTTCTCTCAGAATCAAACTTGCTGAGCCTCACACACTGGTGGAAAGTGCAGTCGTCAATGGCGATTGACTGTTTgccactaaaaaaaattaacaggaGAGTTAACAAATGCAAAGCTGCAGCCCTGCTATCTTGGTGCAGTCAAAGTCTGCCCAGGCAGAAGCTACTCTACAGAGCATGTTGCCATTGCAAGTGTCCAGGAAAGGGGGAGGCAGGGGACAGCAGCCTCTTAGCTCAGACTTCCCTTGTTTCGCCACCACAAAAATCTTATTTCAGGAAGCTTATTTGAAAGaattctctcctctccccaaaGAGCAGAAAGATCAGAGGAGCACCCTTCTGTCACAGCCAACAACACGATGCTTGGGTTtgcctgccagcagcacctcagTACCACAAGGGCAACTCTGCCAGCCCAAGTCTTCTTGCAGCACAGttcagaggagagaaaacacTTTCCTGCCCACAAAGCTATCCCACTGCCACACAGCCAGGAGATGCCAGGTTCAGGGTCTTCCTGTTCAGAAATCTCTTCACAGCTGTTGATTTCCACACTGCTAGCAGGTGGTGCAATTCCAAACAGATTTGCCAAAGACCACAATATTATGTTGTAAAAGTCTGTATCTctcacttcttaaaaaaaaaaaaatctacacagCTACCATCTGTCCATCTAGGTGCAGCAGCCTAACCTGTCAGCACACAGCTTGTACTGAGTTCTGGTCTCTGAGAACACCTTCCTTGATACAGGTCCCAAAGTCAGCCAAGAATTCTTCTCAGCTACTGACAGGGACTAGAAGATGAGAAGATGGTAGCAAcagaagaggcagcagcacagagaaggtGCAGCAGTGTGATATCTAGGCTGcctcagctgctgggagcacCAGGACAACCATGCACATGTGCTGAGACAGTACAAGCACTACAGGCAGGTTTGGCTGTTCTAGGAAGCCCCATCACCTGCACAAACGGGAAGCAGACTGACCCAAGGCTGGCTGGCTGTTTAGTTACACAGCCCAGAGCTGTAGTTTGTGCTTCATAAGTGGAAGTAGTTTCTCCTAATCTGCTTCCCAGATGACAGCCAGTGTTAGCCAACTAgttgttgtttctttggaaGAGTGCCAGGGAAGCCCTGCTGCCTAGCACTGCTCCAAGTCCCAGGCAGCATTACTCAGGGTTTGGCATTGCCACGTACTAGATGCCAAAAAACAACTGGCAGCAGCTGTCCCTCTTGGTCACCTCAACTAAATGCTTCTGCAGAGTGACGACTCCAAGCTCTTGACTACTGGAGAACCACCTAGCAAGAGTCCCTGTCCATTTTGCTTCCGTAACTCAAAAAACCAGTACATTTACATGCAAAGGCACTGATGGCACAGAAGCTTTGGGACAGCATTACTGACTCTTCACAGGCCTACACAGATGATGTTTTCACTTGGGTATATCAACTACTGGGCAGCCACTTGAGGCTCATCCATTTTACCAGCTAGAATCAGGTACAGGAAAGATGGCTTAAAGGTGACAGTGAAGTGATAGCTCTTGGCTTGGTTCtgacagaaaaggcaaatagcAGCTCAGCTCCACTTACAAGAACCATCATGGAAAGTGTCTGAGATCCAAGTTACATGCACAAGTCACATAAAGCAAGAGACAGGGAGGACAGCAGAATGTACACACAGCTGAAGCAGATTAGCTACCTTCCCAATTCACTGGGGgtcagcaaacaaacaaaaaacaaccaagagAAACATAGTTGAGTTGCAAATGGTTAGTGAGAGAAAAGTGGCAGTCCCTTTCCTTTTAACTCCTCACCCCAACCAGGAAGAGGCATAAGACCTGTCTTCAGCATCAATGTGGGTACTGACAGAggtgcagctgggaagggaggtGGCTGGGCTCCCAGAAGGGATGAGCCTCCCATCCACACAGCCACAGATCACCTGTGTGTCAGCAGAAGAGGCTCACCCAGCATTTGTCAGCTGTTCTAGTTGTGGGAACAGTTCAGGTAGAGCAGGCTGTGGTTAGAAGGGTTCCTTCGTTGTTCCTTGGGAGCACTACTAATGCCTCCTATGAATAAAAGAGTCTCTGGTACCAACTAGAACCACTAGAGACACAAGTTCTGGGAAAATCCATCTTGGGTAAGTGTTTCCAGCTGCAAGAACTCCACACTTATCAATACATTTGAATCTTAACACTTGAAGAGCTGTAGAGAAGCCCTCTGTAGAGCCCCTCAGGCTGGTAGCTTGCATGACAGCTGACCTACCCAGAGAAAAGTTAGCAGTAACATCTGAAAGCAAGAAGATATTAGCTTCATCTGTCAGATCAGAGAAGCTGCTAAGTGCTGCCCTTCTATAAGAGTCCCTGGTGGCAAGTGGCTTTTACCCCAATGCCTCTTACCTTTTCCCCGTTTCATCCGCAGTCCCTTTGCCCTGTTTTTCAATGACAATCTTGTCATTCATGCCAAACTTGCACTCTGGCATTCCACTCAGGTAACTCTTCATCACCACTCTACCAGAGACATGGGCACTCAAAACTTGACCTGGTGTAGAGAAGGGCACAGTTCAGAACATTTACACAAGTCCCACTCACAAACCTtgaaggggaggaggatgccAGCTCCACATCTTCTGCTTACCCTGGGGGGACATCAAGAGATTCACGCTCTCCAGCACATCAAGAAACAGTTCATTGCGACGATATTTGATCCCTTCACGTCTCCATCCAATCTGTCCAGTCACCTGGCTGGTGATCTGGGACTGCTCTTCCTTAGTCTGAAGAAGTTACATATTAGACCTCTGGATAAACTTAGATAAACTCAAAGACTAGGAAAGCTTGGTCTAAATCTAAGAGCCAGCACTTGCCATTTATTACACACAACTGCTTTTGACACTTAGATACAGGTGCTGTCACACCCCACCCCCCATGATTTGGTCATTCTCTCCTCAATACAGCAAATCCTATGCCTAACTAAAAATTGGCCATAACGCCAGCAGGAAAGGTTCGTCCACTAGGCTACATGTAGGTGCAGGGAGACATGGGCTCCACCGATGACATTCAAATAATGTTTCAGACTGTCACATCAATCCATGttaagcagagaagcagctgacAGTCCAGTTCACATCCTTATCAAACATGAAACCTAGTACCACAAGACAGCTGGTCCCCAAGGACTGTTTCTTAATGCATGCGGTCATTAGAGTTACACAGCAACACTAACCTAACACTCATCTAACAGTGTCCAGGCTCTAAGCCTCCTGAGAGCACTAAGGACTGTGTCAAGAGGCACTGGGAGGTTTCCTACCTGATGCTACAGGCGGGGTCCAGTCACACGCAGAAAGAAGTAGATGTATAGCAGCAAGTGCGGCGCGCACAGGGTTAACAGGCAAGCAGGTCAAtagcaagaaaaggaaggaagggagaaagaggcAGGTTAGGCTTAAGGCTACCTCAGGACAGGAAACAAAGCAGGTTGGCTCATCGTTAATTAGGTAGCTAATTAGCACAAACAAGATGAAGGCTTTGACCCTCAGTTTCCCTCAGGAAACCCAGCACCCCTAGCAGTGAAATGGCTTTTCAGACTTGGCCCATTATGCACCACCCAAATGCAAGGTAGAGCAGAGGCAGTGATACACAGGACAAGGAACGTTCCCAGTGACGTTGCTATGCAGAGCGGACTCCTCATGTCGCCGTTCCTAAAGCAAGCCCAGGATGTTTACCATGGCACAGATACCCAGACTAGGAGAAGTACAAGGCAGCCAGAACTGCAGGCACCTTAAGGCTGGGTCCTGTATGAAGTTTTATCCCTGTTAATTCTGCCTCTTCCACTAAAATGACTGCAGAAAGTGGGTCCCgccccagcagctgtgccctggGCCCACAGGGTGGCAGTACATGATCTCAGCTTTGAACCAGCAGTGCCTTGGTTTCACACGTGCTCTTGCCAGAGACACAGTCACTCTTTGAGCAACCAGAGTCATTATAGTAACATATAAGAGGCAGAGAGTTTTATACCCCCTGGGAGCTGCCTGGGTATGTGCTCAATGCAGCACAAAGTACCTCCCTTGTCTGCGCCACAAAAAAGCCTCCTTATCTGCCTTGTTCAGTGCTTTGTGCAGGCTTAAAAGGAACAGAGAGGCACGCATAGATATAACACCCAGTTCTCTGGCTTCCAAAGGAACACTGATCATGTGCTGACATTCCTATCTCCTGCAACAGTGTCAGTGCCATGAACCTCTACTGGTCACCACAGAAGGTGATCAGATGGATCTGAAAGCAGATGCCCCAGAAGAGCTGAAGCTGAGATCACCCAGCAGCACAAACGCTCCCTAAGGTTGGGAGGGAAGGCACTTGGGTCTGAAATTTCTCAGGACTGGAAGCTTCTCTGAGCTGGACAAGTCAGCTAAAACAGGACAAGAATATCCAGCTTGTTGTACTCGGTTGCCAGCATGCTGCCTAGGCTAAACGCAGACAGCTACCAGCAGGTCTCCTGGGCTCTGGCAGCCGGTGGCCCTCTCCCCATCTTCAAAAAGTAACACTAGTGCATTAGCACTAAATTACGTCTAGGGTTTGGAGAAACACTGTAACTAAGAGTTGTCCAACTCACATTCTCAGAAAGCACTTTGGGAGGAATAAAATCACAACATCCAGCTAGTTAAGGAAGTCTGGACAGATGTAGCGAGGATTGGGAGAGCTGAGAACTGAGCACACAGAGCACAGCTCCACCTCGAGGTTAAGAGCAGGTTTAGCCTCTACTGAGAAAGGTTCCTGAGCCAAAGCCTGCGTCAGTTCTGATACAGGGCCCGCAGCCCTGAGATTTGAGTACAGGGCTACTTTGTGGGCAAGAACTAGGAGTGAAATAATGTTGCACACCAGCCCCTTTTTAAACCTGTACATCACACCACCCCATGCCCAGAGCACAGGAGTACTTTCCCTTGGCAAGCAGCACAGCAGTATCAGATCCACTTtcgaaaaaaaataaagcacatctTTTATTCAGCAACCATCAGCCCTGGAAAGACCACTGTAGCCATACAGGGTGGGCATTCAGAGGGCAGCAGCTCAGTACACCTCAAATCTTTCATTGAGAGCAAAGCCAATTGAGTAGAGTTTGGAAAGTCTGCTGTAACTGCAGATTTTGCTCCTTAAGTTCAGCAGAACACAAGCCCAAGGAAAGCACCATCAAAAACTAAGCTGGGATAAGGGAATGCAGATGACAGACCACCCAGTCCCAGACCGTGGCCCTAGGTACCTGCCAGAAGCTGGATCTAAGTGAAGGAGCTGTTGGAAGCTAGATGTGCCAGAGGGCAGACAAGGAAACATGGCAAGTGCTGTTTCAAGTGTTGCCCTGACACACTGTGCTTGGAAAggattatttctgctttttgaacTGGACTGCACAAACTTTCAACATAGAGCAGAATAACTGCTTACTTATGAAAAGCTGTATTCCGAAACTCTTTGTAGGGGAAGGACTAAACCTGCTGTTGAATGCAGCAAGATGCTGTGACAGTGGTTTGCACACAAACAGCACAGAAGTTTttagaacaggaaaaagaaaaaaaaataaagaaaaaaaaagaaaaaagagcaaggGAAGGAAGTGAGGGTGGTGGTTAGTTTTGAGTTTTTCTAGTAACAGGAGCTGACTCAGCTATCTGGAGTGCTGACTGCCCAAAACATCAGATTGCAGAAGGCCAGAGGGATTTACATTGGGGCTGGGGGACTGAGACCAGACATGCTCACATCTGGCCACTAATACGTGCATGTTCTCTTGCAAAACACTATTTGCTCTTCTAGCAGGAAATATATTGCTCAGGGGCAGCTTCTCTCTCAC
Protein-coding sequences here:
- the AP2M1 gene encoding AP-2 complex subunit mu; amino-acid sequence: MIGGLFIYNHKGEVLISRVYRDDIGRNAVDAFRVNVIHARQQVRSPVTNIARTSFFHVKRSNIWLAAVTKQNVNAAMVFEFLYKMCDVMTAYFGKISEENIKNNFVLIYELLDEILDFGYPQNSETGALKTFITQQGIKSQTKEEQSQITSQVTGQIGWRREGIKYRRNELFLDVLESVNLLMSPQGQVLSAHVSGRVVMKSYLSGMPECKFGMNDKIVIEKQGKGTADETGKSGKQSIAIDDCTFHQCVRLSKFDSERSISFIPPDGEFELMRYRTTKDIILPFRVIPLVREVGRTKLEVKVVIKSNFKPSLLAQKIEVRIPTPLNTSGVQVICMKGKAKYKASENAIVWKIKRMAGMKESQISAEIELLPTNDKKKWARPPISMNFEVPFAPSGLKVRYLKVFEPKLNYSDHDVIKWVRYIGRSGIYETRC